From one Culex quinquefasciatus strain JHB chromosome 3, VPISU_Cqui_1.0_pri_paternal, whole genome shotgun sequence genomic stretch:
- the LOC6048591 gene encoding PTB domain-containing adapter protein ced-6 isoform X2: MASTLMFWNKQNSNNSNNNNGSSNGNGNSHNGSDAKNTKNGRNWLHAPDVLVNGHVAYLVKFLGSTPVEQAKGIEVVKEAIRRLQFTQQMKKAEGGSNVKTKKVEITVSVDGVAIQEPRTQTILHQFPLHKISYCADEKGVKKFFSFIAKTSPAGGSGNGSLSAASDDTHSSHSRDLEQDGQQQQHECFVFVSSKLASDITLTIGQAFDLAYRRYVSDSGKTGDAGKLQLQNKQLENAVTVYRQRLRDLSELVSKPDLDKLLLRLGLRDICEMPPALENGVDHSHHHNNNNNHSNHMAAMNGNKTPDLGIDVSLPNNDDQLLIETSPKHFAPIVPPRNIQNQINSTLEAFKPSVGTKMEGLLLNSDSDSDFDPRAPDNDSPSQMGLGGSNGNKISNDLFGFEPPKQSIGQQLFSSSSSNHTSFTNGNSGITSNGFGAPTSPPPMLAPPPQKSAPRRTTTSAHQNNNNVTNGNGYQDLFGSAPFNPQTAGDATTFDSSSFDATGLSASSFSDELKTLADNSSKLDSVLALNSSLYKTPPPANTSSPNASAGSKTNPFAAFTGPAVAKLRSANPLGAATKLNTATYDMFQNTTDTDQLTDHIQKRLI; this comes from the exons TTCCTCGGCAGCACGCCGGTCGAGCAAGCCAAGGGCATCGAGGTCGTGAAGGAGGCCATCCGGCGGTTGCAGTTCACCCAGCAGATGAAGAAGGCCGAGGGCGGCAGCAACGTCAAGACGAAGAAGGTCGAAATCACCGTCAGCGTGGACGGCGTGGCGATACAG GAACCCCGCACCCAGACGATCCTGCATCAGTTTCCGCTGCACAAAATCTCGTACTGCGCCGACGAGAAGGGCGTGAAAAAATTCTTCAGCTTCATCGCCAAAACGAGCCCGGCCGGCGGCAGTGGCAACGGTAGCCTGAGTGCGGCCAGTGACGATACGCACTCGTCCCACTCGCGGGACCTGGAGCAGgacggccagcagcagcagcacgagTGCTTCGTGTTCGTGTCGAGCAAGCTGGCCTCGGACATTACGCTTACGATCGGGCAGGCGTTCGACCTGGCGTACAG ACGGTACGTCAGCGACAGTGGCAAGACAGGTGATGCGGGCAAGCTGCAGTTGCAGAACAAACAGCTCGAGAACGCGGTCACCGTGTACCGGCAGCGCTTGCGGGACCTTTCCGAGCTGGTCTCGAAACCGGACCTGGACAAGCTGCTGCTGCGGCTGGGGTTGCGCGACATCTGCGAGATGCCGCCGGCGCTGGAGAACGGGGTGGACCACAGCCaccaccacaacaacaacaacaaccacagcAATCACATGGCCGCCATGAACGGGAACAAAACGCCCGATTTGG GAATTGATGTCTCGTTACCGAATAACGACGATCAACTGCTGATCGAAACTTCGCCGAAGCATTTTGCTCCGATTGTGCCACCACGGAACATCCAGAACCAG ATTAACAGCACGCTGGAAGCGTTCAAGCCGTCGGTGGGCACCAAGATGGAGGGCCTGCTGCTCAACTCCGACTCGGACTCGGACTTTGACCCGCGCGCGCCGGACAACGACAGCCCGTCCCAGATGGGGCTCGGTGGCAGCAACGGCAACAAGATCAGCAACGACCTGTTCGGGTTCGAGCCGCCGAAGCAGAGCATCGGCCAGCAGctgttcagcagcagcagcagcaaccacaCGAGCTTCACGAACGGCAACAGCGGAATCACGTCCAACGGGTTCGGTGCCCCGACAAGCCCTCCTCCAATGC TGGCTCCTCCACCACAGAAATCTGCCCCACGAAGGACGACGACCTCAGCGCACCAGAACAATAACAACGTGACCAACGGCAACGGCTACCAGGATCTGTTCGGATCGGCGCCCTTCAACCCCCAAACGGCAGGC GACGCGACCACCTTCGACAGCAGCTCGTTTGACGCGACCGGCCTGTCCGCGAGTTCCTTCTCCGACGAGCTCAAAACCCTGGCGGACAACTCGTCCAAGCTGGACAGCGTGCTGGCGTTGAACAGCAGCCTCTACAAGACGCCCCCACCAGCCAACACTTCGAGCCCGAACGCCAGCGCCGGCTCCAAAACGAACCCCTTCGCGGCCTTCACCGGCCCAGCCGTTGCGAAGCTTCGCAGCGCAAACCCGCTCGGCGCGGCCACCAAACTCAACACCGCCACGTACGACATGTTCCAGAACACGACCGACACGGACCAGCTGACCG ACCACATCCAAAAACGGCTTATTTAG
- the LOC6048591 gene encoding PTB domain-containing adapter protein ced-6 isoform X1 — protein sequence MASTLMFWNKQNSNNSNNNNGSSNGNGNSHNGSDAKNTKNGRNWLHAPDVLVNGHVAYLVKFLGSTPVEQAKGIEVVKEAIRRLQFTQQMKKAEGGSNVKTKKVEITVSVDGVAIQEPRTQTILHQFPLHKISYCADEKGVKKFFSFIAKTSPAGGSGNGSLSAASDDTHSSHSRDLEQDGQQQQHECFVFVSSKLASDITLTIGQAFDLAYRRYVSDSGKTGDAGKLQLQNKQLENAVTVYRQRLRDLSELVSKPDLDKLLLRLGLRDICEMPPALENGVDHSHHHNNNNNHSNHMAAMNGNKTPDLGIDVSLPNNDDQLLIETSPKHFAPIVPPRNIQNQINSTLEAFKPSVGTKMEGLLLNSDSDSDFDPRAPDNDSPSQMGLGGSNGNKISNDLFGFEPPKQSIGQQLFSSSSSNHTSFTNGNSGITSNGFGAPTSPPPMLAPPPQKSAPRRTTTSAHQNNNNVTNGNGYQDLFGSAPFNPQTAGDATTFDSSSFDATGLSASSFSDELKTLADNSSKLDSVLALNSSLYKTPPPANTSSPNASAGSKTNPFAAFTGPAVAKLRSANPLGAATKLNTATYDMFQNTTDTDQLTGSCSSSGVSCSGLSSFGTSANSTSTATAPNYHVSSHQHQVSSSTTAAADASESSDALFQDFALSAFNEFKRDLSNSNQQQQRRGGGGGAGENNSKQRMSSTMNPVTHHHAPAAGGGARLIPEKTTSKNGLFSSDDLLDTFDPLK from the exons TTCCTCGGCAGCACGCCGGTCGAGCAAGCCAAGGGCATCGAGGTCGTGAAGGAGGCCATCCGGCGGTTGCAGTTCACCCAGCAGATGAAGAAGGCCGAGGGCGGCAGCAACGTCAAGACGAAGAAGGTCGAAATCACCGTCAGCGTGGACGGCGTGGCGATACAG GAACCCCGCACCCAGACGATCCTGCATCAGTTTCCGCTGCACAAAATCTCGTACTGCGCCGACGAGAAGGGCGTGAAAAAATTCTTCAGCTTCATCGCCAAAACGAGCCCGGCCGGCGGCAGTGGCAACGGTAGCCTGAGTGCGGCCAGTGACGATACGCACTCGTCCCACTCGCGGGACCTGGAGCAGgacggccagcagcagcagcacgagTGCTTCGTGTTCGTGTCGAGCAAGCTGGCCTCGGACATTACGCTTACGATCGGGCAGGCGTTCGACCTGGCGTACAG ACGGTACGTCAGCGACAGTGGCAAGACAGGTGATGCGGGCAAGCTGCAGTTGCAGAACAAACAGCTCGAGAACGCGGTCACCGTGTACCGGCAGCGCTTGCGGGACCTTTCCGAGCTGGTCTCGAAACCGGACCTGGACAAGCTGCTGCTGCGGCTGGGGTTGCGCGACATCTGCGAGATGCCGCCGGCGCTGGAGAACGGGGTGGACCACAGCCaccaccacaacaacaacaacaaccacagcAATCACATGGCCGCCATGAACGGGAACAAAACGCCCGATTTGG GAATTGATGTCTCGTTACCGAATAACGACGATCAACTGCTGATCGAAACTTCGCCGAAGCATTTTGCTCCGATTGTGCCACCACGGAACATCCAGAACCAG ATTAACAGCACGCTGGAAGCGTTCAAGCCGTCGGTGGGCACCAAGATGGAGGGCCTGCTGCTCAACTCCGACTCGGACTCGGACTTTGACCCGCGCGCGCCGGACAACGACAGCCCGTCCCAGATGGGGCTCGGTGGCAGCAACGGCAACAAGATCAGCAACGACCTGTTCGGGTTCGAGCCGCCGAAGCAGAGCATCGGCCAGCAGctgttcagcagcagcagcagcaaccacaCGAGCTTCACGAACGGCAACAGCGGAATCACGTCCAACGGGTTCGGTGCCCCGACAAGCCCTCCTCCAATGC TGGCTCCTCCACCACAGAAATCTGCCCCACGAAGGACGACGACCTCAGCGCACCAGAACAATAACAACGTGACCAACGGCAACGGCTACCAGGATCTGTTCGGATCGGCGCCCTTCAACCCCCAAACGGCAGGC GACGCGACCACCTTCGACAGCAGCTCGTTTGACGCGACCGGCCTGTCCGCGAGTTCCTTCTCCGACGAGCTCAAAACCCTGGCGGACAACTCGTCCAAGCTGGACAGCGTGCTGGCGTTGAACAGCAGCCTCTACAAGACGCCCCCACCAGCCAACACTTCGAGCCCGAACGCCAGCGCCGGCTCCAAAACGAACCCCTTCGCGGCCTTCACCGGCCCAGCCGTTGCGAAGCTTCGCAGCGCAAACCCGCTCGGCGCGGCCACCAAACTCAACACCGCCACGTACGACATGTTCCAGAACACGACCGACACGGACCAGCTGACCGGTAGTTGTAGTAGTAGTGGTGTTTCATGCTCGGGGCTTTCCTCATTTGGCACGTCCGCAAACAGCACCAGCACCGCGACCGCGCCAAACTATCATGTCAGTAGCCATCAGCACCAGGTGTCATCGTCGACGACCGCGGCGGCCGACGCGTCCGAAAGCTCCGACGCGTTGTTTCAAGATTTTGCTTTATCGGCCTTTAACGAGTTCAAGAGAGATTTAAGCAATtcgaaccagcagcagcagcggcgtgGAGGCGGAGGTGGCGCCGGCGAGAACAATAGCAAGCAGCGCATGTCGTCGACGATGAACCCGGTCACGCATCATCATGCCCCAGCGGCGGGGGGCGGTGCACGTTTGATTCCCGAGAAG ACCACATCCAAAAACGGCTTATTTAGCTCGGACGATCTGCTGGACACGTTCGACCCGCTGAAGTAG